The nucleotide window CCGGGTTGCCGAGCGGCTTCACAACCGCGCCTTCGAACAGCCGCGGCGCGCCCGCGACCACCACCTCGTCGCCGGGCCGCAACCCGCCGGGCGTGCCGGCGCGGATCGCGGCACGTGCGTCGAGCACGCCGTCCAGTTCCACCGGGCACGCGCGGGCGGTGACCCGGTCGCCGTCGCGCGCCACCTTGTAAGCCACCAGCCGCCCCGCACCGGCCGCCTCGCGCGTGACCGCGACGAGCGGCAACAGGGTGGCCGTTTGGTCCTCGCCGATGGTCGCGGTTGCCACCATCCCGGGCCGCAGGCCGCGCGGCTCCGCCACGCGCACTTCGACGAGGTACGTGCGCGTCTGGGCGTCCGCGGTCGGGGCGATCTTGGTGATGACCCCGCGGAACCGGTCGTCCGGCAGCGCGTCCGCGGTGACCGCGACCGTGCCGCCGAGCGTCAACCGGCCGACGACCGAATCGGACACGCCGAACGCGATCCGCACGCTCGACAGGTCGACCACCTGGAACGACTTCTGCCCCGCGGCGACGCGCTCGTTGGCCTCGACGTACCGGGTCGCGATCGTGCCCTCGGGGTAGGGCATCCGCAGGGCACAGTAGGCGAGGTTGGCGTCGGCCTGGGCGAGTTGCACCTTCGCGCCATCGACCTCGCGAGCGGCCGAGTTCACGTTCGCCGCG belongs to Gemmata obscuriglobus and includes:
- a CDS encoding efflux RND transporter periplasmic adaptor subunit, which produces MTIRQKMAAWIVVVPLVIGVAVFARSTLVAVAQSRKPAAVDPPPIAVTTVRLSPETLTRALRYSGTVKEWQRVELSFRVGGTVEALHRVERPGGGDRDLHEGDRFPAGTVLARLDPADYQRDRVLAAERLAQAEAKLVSARADADSASKEFDRARRTLEGGAGSRADFDTAKSRAETTAANVNSAAREVDGAKVQLAQADANLAYCALRMPYPEGTIATRYVEANERVAAGQKSFQVVDLSSVRIAFGVSDSVVGRLTLGGTVAVTADALPDDRFRGVITKIAPTADAQTRTYLVEVRVAEPRGLRPGMVATATIGEDQTATLLPLVAVTREAAGAGRLVAYKVARDGDRVTARACPVELDGVLDARAAIRAGTPGGLRPGDEVVVAGAPRLFEGAVVKPLGNPAATGSEGTR